A single region of the Gopherus evgoodei ecotype Sinaloan lineage chromosome 3, rGopEvg1_v1.p, whole genome shotgun sequence genome encodes:
- the KRT8 gene encoding keratin, type II cytoskeletal 8 codes for MSSVRITQKTYRSNTSAAPRTFSSRSYTSAPVGSTRVSSSYSSYGGSRYGGGSVRGPSMGYGLGAAGGITAVSVNQSLLAPLNLEIDPNLQQVRTQEKEQIKTLNNKFASFIDKVRFLEQQNKMLETKWGLLQGQKTTRSNMNSMFEAYINNLRRQLDGLGQEKLKLEAELGNMQGLVEDFKNKYEDEINHRTEKENEFVLLKKDVDEAYMNKVELESRLESLTDEINFLRQLYDEELRELQSQVSDTSVVLTIDNNRKLDLDSIIAEVRAQYEEMANRSRAEAENMYKTKYEEIQAVAGKHGDDLRNTKTEINELNRMIHRLQSEIDALKGQRASLEAAITEAEERGEMAVKDARAKLAELEDALQRAKQDMARQLREYQELMNVKLALDIEIATYRKLLEGEESRLESGMQNMSIQTKTTGYSGGLGSAYGGYGGGYSSSYSSGSYSLNSPILESSPLARSKAVVIKKIETRDGKLVSETSDVLSN; via the exons ATGTCATCTGTCAGAATAACCCAAAAGACCTACAGGAGCAACACCTCTGCTGCCCCTCGCACCTTCAGCAGCCGCTCCTACACGTCTGCCCCCGTGGGCAGCACCAGGGTCAGCTCGTCCTACTCCAGCTACGGTGGGAGCCGGTATGGAGGAGGCAGCGTGCGGGGACCGTCGATGGGCTACGGGCTCGGCGCCGCGGGTGGCATCACCGCCGTCAGCGTCAACCAGAGCCTGCTGGCGCCCCTAAACCTGGAGATCGACCCCAACCTCCAGCAGGTGCGGACGCAGGAGAAGGAGCAGATCAAGACCCTCAACAACAAATTCGCCTCCTTCATCGACAAG gtccgcttcctggagcagcagaaCAAGATGCTGGAGACCAAGTGGGGCCTGCTGCAGGGCCAGAAGACCACCCGCAGCAACATGAACAGCATGTTCGAGGCCTACATCAACAACCTGCGCAGGCAGCTGGATGGCCTGGGCCAGGAGAAGCTCaagctggaggctgagctgggTAACATGCAGGGCTTGGTGGAGGACTTCAAAAACAA GTACGAGGATGAAATCAATCACCGAACTGAGAAGGAGAATGAATTTGTCCTGCTTAAGAAG GATGTGGACGAGGCCTACATGAACAAGGTGGAGCTGGAGTCCCGGCTGGAAAGCCTGACTGACGAGATCAACTTCCTGAGGCAGCTGTATGACGAG GAGCTGCGTGAGCTGCAGTCCCAGGTCTCTGACACCTCTGTGGTCCTGACCATCGATAACAACCGCAAGCTGGACCTGGACAGCATCATCGCGGAGGTTAGAGCGCAGTACGAGGAGATGGCCAACAGGAGCCGGGCGGAGGCTGAGAACATGTATAAGACCAAG TACGAGGAGATCCAGGCTGTGGCGGGCAAGCACGGGGACGACCTCCGTAACACCAAGACTGAGATCAATGAGCTCAACAGGATGATCCACCGGCTGCAGTCGGAGATTGATGCCCTGAAAGGCCAG CGTGCCAGCTTGGAAGCAGCCATTACTGAGGCCGAGGAGCGTGGTGAGATGGCCGTCAAAGATGCCAGGGCCAAGCTGGCTGAGCTGGAGGATGCCCTGCAGAGAGCCAAGCAGGACATGGCCCGCCAGCTGCGGGAGTACCAGGAGCTGATGAACGTCAAGCTGGCCCTGGACATCGAGATCGCCACCTACAGGAAGCTGTTGGAAGGAGAGGAGAGCAG GCTGGAGTCTGGGATGCAAAACATGAGCATTCAGACCAAGACGACCGGCTACTCAG gtggcCTTGGCAGTGCATACGGTGGTTACGGGGGAGGATACAGCAGCTCGTACTCGAGTGGCAGCTATTCCCTGAATTCCCCCATACTGGAGAGCTCGCCTCTCGCCAGGTCAAAGGCTGTCGTGATCAAGAAAATTGAGACCAGGGATGGGAAACTGGTGTCTGAGACCTCAGATGTCCTGTCCAACTGA